The proteins below come from a single Drosophila suzukii chromosome X, CBGP_Dsuzu_IsoJpt1.0, whole genome shotgun sequence genomic window:
- the LOC108015325 gene encoding dual specificity protein phosphatase 3 isoform X3, with product MSWRYASPSRMETSEQTTGRQLQRVLHYSMAPSRALPGLRRAECAIHDVDCDEVYPGIYIGDAAAAKNKTYLRMMGITHVLNAAEGCRYGQVDTGHSYYRDMPSIRRNHKDCVFRYMGFPMVDAPTTDISRYFYVASKFIDSAISSGGKILVHCLVGMSRSATCVLAYLMICRKMSAVDAIRTVRMRRDIRPNDGFLQQLADLDMELKRKNLYPY from the exons TCGCCCAGCCGCATGGAGACCTCCGAACAGACCACTGGCCGTCAGCTGCAGCGAGTCCTGCACTACTCGATGGCTCCTAGCCGGGCACTCCCAGGACTCCGGCGCGCCGAGTGCGCCATCCACGACGTAGACTGTGATGAGGTCTATCCGGGCATCTACATTGGCGATGC TGCGGCGGCCAAAAACAAAACCTATCTGAGAATGATGGGCATCACCCATGTCCTGAACGCGGCCGAGGGATGTCGCTATGGTCAGGTGGACACCGGACACAGTTACTACCGGGATATGCCCAGCATCAG ACGCAACCATAAGGATTGTGTTTTTAGGTACATGGGCTTCCCCATGGTCGATGCCCCAACGACGGACATCTCACGATACTTCTACGTGGCCTCCAAGTTCATCGACAGCGCCATCAGCAGTGGCG GCAAGATCCTGGTGCACTGCCTGGTGGGCATGTCCCGATCGGCCACCTGTGTGCTGGCCTACCTGATGATCTGCCGGAAGATGTCGGCGGTGGACGCGATACGCACGGTGCGGATGAGGCGCGATATCCGGCCCAACGATGGATTCCTGCAGCAATTGGCCGATCTGGATATGGAGCTCAAGCGCAAGAACCTATATCCCTATTAG
- the LOC108015325 gene encoding dual specificity protein phosphatase 3 isoform X4, which yields MSWRYASPSRMETSEQTTGRQLQRVLHYSMAPSRALPGLRRAECAIHDVDCDEVYPGIYIGDAAAAKNKTYLRMMGITHVLNAAEGCRYGQVDTGHSYYRDMPSIRYMGFPMVDAPTTDISRYFYVASKFIDSAISSGGKILVHCLVGMSRSATCVLAYLMICRKMSAVDAIRTVRMRRDIRPNDGFLQQLADLDMELKRKNLYPY from the exons TCGCCCAGCCGCATGGAGACCTCCGAACAGACCACTGGCCGTCAGCTGCAGCGAGTCCTGCACTACTCGATGGCTCCTAGCCGGGCACTCCCAGGACTCCGGCGCGCCGAGTGCGCCATCCACGACGTAGACTGTGATGAGGTCTATCCGGGCATCTACATTGGCGATGC TGCGGCGGCCAAAAACAAAACCTATCTGAGAATGATGGGCATCACCCATGTCCTGAACGCGGCCGAGGGATGTCGCTATGGTCAGGTGGACACCGGACACAGTTACTACCGGGATATGCCCAGCATCAG GTACATGGGCTTCCCCATGGTCGATGCCCCAACGACGGACATCTCACGATACTTCTACGTGGCCTCCAAGTTCATCGACAGCGCCATCAGCAGTGGCG GCAAGATCCTGGTGCACTGCCTGGTGGGCATGTCCCGATCGGCCACCTGTGTGCTGGCCTACCTGATGATCTGCCGGAAGATGTCGGCGGTGGACGCGATACGCACGGTGCGGATGAGGCGCGATATCCGGCCCAACGATGGATTCCTGCAGCAATTGGCCGATCTGGATATGGAGCTCAAGCGCAAGAACCTATATCCCTATTAG
- the LOC108015325 gene encoding dual specificity protein phosphatase 3 isoform X2 translates to MSWRYALLTDRYSSSIGDRYSPHYYQSPSRMETSEQTTGRQLQRVLHYSMAPSRALPGLRRAECAIHDVDCDEVYPGIYIGDAAAAKNKTYLRMMGITHVLNAAEGCRYGQVDTGHSYYRDMPSIRYMGFPMVDAPTTDISRYFYVASKFIDSAISSGGKILVHCLVGMSRSATCVLAYLMICRKMSAVDAIRTVRMRRDIRPNDGFLQQLADLDMELKRKNLYPY, encoded by the exons CTTCTCACAGACAGATACAGCAGCAGCATCGGTGATAGATATAGTCCCCACTATTATCAG TCGCCCAGCCGCATGGAGACCTCCGAACAGACCACTGGCCGTCAGCTGCAGCGAGTCCTGCACTACTCGATGGCTCCTAGCCGGGCACTCCCAGGACTCCGGCGCGCCGAGTGCGCCATCCACGACGTAGACTGTGATGAGGTCTATCCGGGCATCTACATTGGCGATGC TGCGGCGGCCAAAAACAAAACCTATCTGAGAATGATGGGCATCACCCATGTCCTGAACGCGGCCGAGGGATGTCGCTATGGTCAGGTGGACACCGGACACAGTTACTACCGGGATATGCCCAGCATCAG GTACATGGGCTTCCCCATGGTCGATGCCCCAACGACGGACATCTCACGATACTTCTACGTGGCCTCCAAGTTCATCGACAGCGCCATCAGCAGTGGCG GCAAGATCCTGGTGCACTGCCTGGTGGGCATGTCCCGATCGGCCACCTGTGTGCTGGCCTACCTGATGATCTGCCGGAAGATGTCGGCGGTGGACGCGATACGCACGGTGCGGATGAGGCGCGATATCCGGCCCAACGATGGATTCCTGCAGCAATTGGCCGATCTGGATATGGAGCTCAAGCGCAAGAACCTATATCCCTATTAG
- the LOC108015325 gene encoding dual specificity protein phosphatase 3 isoform X1 → MSWRYALLTDRYSSSIGDRYSPHYYQSPSRMETSEQTTGRQLQRVLHYSMAPSRALPGLRRAECAIHDVDCDEVYPGIYIGDAAAAKNKTYLRMMGITHVLNAAEGCRYGQVDTGHSYYRDMPSIRRNHKDCVFRYMGFPMVDAPTTDISRYFYVASKFIDSAISSGGKILVHCLVGMSRSATCVLAYLMICRKMSAVDAIRTVRMRRDIRPNDGFLQQLADLDMELKRKNLYPY, encoded by the exons CTTCTCACAGACAGATACAGCAGCAGCATCGGTGATAGATATAGTCCCCACTATTATCAG TCGCCCAGCCGCATGGAGACCTCCGAACAGACCACTGGCCGTCAGCTGCAGCGAGTCCTGCACTACTCGATGGCTCCTAGCCGGGCACTCCCAGGACTCCGGCGCGCCGAGTGCGCCATCCACGACGTAGACTGTGATGAGGTCTATCCGGGCATCTACATTGGCGATGC TGCGGCGGCCAAAAACAAAACCTATCTGAGAATGATGGGCATCACCCATGTCCTGAACGCGGCCGAGGGATGTCGCTATGGTCAGGTGGACACCGGACACAGTTACTACCGGGATATGCCCAGCATCAG ACGCAACCATAAGGATTGTGTTTTTAGGTACATGGGCTTCCCCATGGTCGATGCCCCAACGACGGACATCTCACGATACTTCTACGTGGCCTCCAAGTTCATCGACAGCGCCATCAGCAGTGGCG GCAAGATCCTGGTGCACTGCCTGGTGGGCATGTCCCGATCGGCCACCTGTGTGCTGGCCTACCTGATGATCTGCCGGAAGATGTCGGCGGTGGACGCGATACGCACGGTGCGGATGAGGCGCGATATCCGGCCCAACGATGGATTCCTGCAGCAATTGGCCGATCTGGATATGGAGCTCAAGCGCAAGAACCTATATCCCTATTAG